One Gossypium hirsutum isolate 1008001.06 chromosome A11, Gossypium_hirsutum_v2.1, whole genome shotgun sequence genomic window carries:
- the LOC107895644 gene encoding CSC1-like protein At4g35870, with the protein MSETLPPPPSPSSDEDFANDGAWYGNIQYLLNISTIGLLCCVLIFIFLKLRSDHRLIPGPSALFAKLLAVWHATGREIARHCGADAAQFLLIEGGSFAILLSVAFVAVSVLLPVNLYGGTALLDDQFSKTTVSHISKGSGLLWVHFLFVVFVVLIFHYGMSAVEERLKITRFRDGNGNLSDPNSNSTAIFTIMVQGLPKNLGVDKGVVLEYFQYKYPGNVYRVIMPMDLCSLDDLATELVKVRDEITWLIAKIDSHLLPEESEDVNGSEGFLGWIRWLGRKIQRVFDQITGTFGFTDEEKLRKLQELRAELETELAAYKEGHAPGAGVAFVMFKDVYTANKAVQDFRNEKKRQFGKFFSVMELKLQRNQWKVERAPLATDIYWNHLGSTKLSLKLRRVFVNSCLLLMLLFFSSPLAVITAVQSAARIINAEAIDNAQSWLAWVQSSSWMASLVFQFLPNVIIFVSMYIVVPSALSYLSKFERHLTVSSEQRAALLKMVCFFLVNLILLRALVESSLESAILRMGRCYLDGEDCKRIEQYMSASFLSRSCLSSLAFLITSTFLGISYDLLAPVPWIKNKLQKFRKNDMLQLVPENTEEYPLENQNLNNLRRPLMPESLFDSPRMGDIDIPGQDLSVYPISSRTSPIPKQKFDFAQYYAFNLTIFALTLIYSSFAPLVVPVGAVYFGYRYVVDKYNFLFVYRVRGFPAGNDGRLMDTVLSIMRFCLDLFLISMLLFFSVKGDSTKLQAIFTLGLLVIYKLLPSDSDSFQPALLEGMQNIDSIIDGPIDYEVFSQPRFDWDTYSL; encoded by the coding sequence ATGAGCGAGACGCTTCCTCCGCCGCCGTCCCCCTCATCCGATGAAGATTTCGCAAACGACGGCGCGTGGTATGGCAACATCCAGTATCTCCTCAACATTTCAACCATCGGCCTCCTCTGTTGCGTCCTCATCTTTATCTTCCTCAAGCTCCGCAGCGACCATCGCCTTATTCCGGGGCCATCCGCTCTGTTCGCTAAGCTCCTTGCCGTCTGGCACGCCACCGGCCGTGAGATTGCCCGCCACTGCGGAGCTGACGCCGCCCAATTCCTCTTAATCGAAGGCGGCAGCTTCGCGATTCTCTTGTCAGTCGCCTTTGTGGCTGTTTCCGTCTTGCTCCCCGTTAATCTCTACGGCGGCACTGCTTTATTAGACGATCAGTTCTCGAAAAccactgtaagtcatatcagtAAAGGTTCAGGGTTACTTTGGGTGCATTTTCTTTTCGTGGTTTTCGTTGTTCTTATTTTCCATTATGGAATGTCTGCTGTTGAAGAAAGATTAAAAATTACTAGGTTTAGAGATGGGAATGGAAATTTAAGTGACCCCAACTCGAATTCAACTGCAATTTTTACGATTATGGTTCAGGGTTTGCCTAAGAATTTAGGGGTTGACAAAGGTGTTGTGCTCGAGTATTTTCAGTATAAATATCCGGGGAATGTATACAGGGTTATCATGCCTATGGATTTATGTTCTTTGGATGATTTAGCCACTGAACTAGTTAAGGTTAGGGATGAAATTACCTGGTTGATAGCAAAGATCGATTCACATCTTCTGCCGGAAGAAAGTGAAGATGTGAATGGAAGTGAAGGGTTTCTGGGTTGGATTCGTTGGTTGGGGAGGAAAATACAACGAGTTTTTGATCAGATTACGGGTACATTTGGGTTTACAGATGAAGAAAAATTAAGAAAGCTGCAAGAATTGAGAGCTGAGTTAGAGACTGAATTAGCGGCTTATAAGGAAGGGCATGCACCAGGTGCTGGGGTTGCTTTTGTGATGTTTAAGGATGTATATACAGCGAATAAGGCAGTTCAAGATTTCCGGAATGAGAAAAAGAGGCAGTTTGGGAAATTCTTTTCTGTCATGGAGTTAAAGTTGCAGAGGAACCAATGGAAAGTTGAACGAGCCCCTTTGGCCACTGATATTTACTGGAACCATTTGGGATCAACAAAATTGTCACTGAAACTGCGAAGAGTGTTTGTAAACTCGTGTTTGTTGTTAATGCTTTTGTTCTTCAGTTCTCCACTTGCAGTAATCACTGCTGTGCAGAGTGCTGCTCGGATTATTAATGCAGAAGCAATTGATAATGCCCAGTCGTGGTTGGCTTGGGTGCAAAGTTCAAGCTGGATGGCATCCCTAGTCTTTCAATTTTTGCCCAATGTAATTATATTTGTTAGCATGTATATAGTGGTCCCTTCTGCTCTTTCTTATCTTTCCAAGTTTGAACGGCATCTCACTGTATCCAGTGAGCAGAGAGCAGCATTGCTAAAGATGGTTTGCTTCTTCCTTGTCAATTTGATCCTATTGAGGGCTCTTGTTGAGTCATCATTAGAGAGTGCAATCCTTCGGATGGGTCGATGCTATCTGGATGGAGAAGACTGCAAGAGAATTGAGCAATACATGAGTGCTTCATTCCTTTCAAGATCTTGCCTTTCTTCTCTTGCATTTCTAATCACAAGTACATTCTTGGGAATATCATATGATCTGCTGGCTCCAGTTCCTTGGATAAAGAACAAGCTTCAGAAGTTTCGGAAGAATGATATGCTCCAGTTGGTCCCAGAAAATACTGAAGAGTACCCATTGGAAAATCAGAACCTGAATAATTTGCGGAGACCGCTGATGCCCGAAAGTTTATTTGACTCTCCTAGGATGGGTGACATTGACATTCCGGGACAGGATCTTTCCGTCTATCCTATCAGCAGCCGGACCTCACCTATACCCAAGCAGAAATTTGACTTTGCGCAGTATTATGCATTTAATTTGACAATATTTGCCCTGACCTTGATATATTCTTCATTTGCACCACTCGTGGTGCCAGTGGGTGCAGTTTATTTTGGATATAGGTATGTGGTTGATAAGTACAACTTTCTGTTTGTGTATAGAGTCCGGGGATTTCCTGCTGGCAATGATGGAAGGCTGATGGATACTGTGTTGAGTATCATGCGGTTCTGCCTCGACTTGTTCCTCATCTCGATGCTTTTGTTCTTTTCAGTCAAAGGAGACTCCACAAAGCTGCAAGCCATATTTACTCTTGGGTTGCTAGTAATTTACAAACTGTTACCTTCTGATAGTGATAGTTTTCAACCAGCCCTTTTGGAAGGCATGCAAAATATAGACAGCATTATTGATGGACCGATTGATTATGAGGTTTTCTCACAACCTAGATTCGATTGGGATACATATAGTTTATGA